tatttttgaatgagaaatttttgtcccaaatgggttgattcattgaGTTATTCATCCTTACTCTCATATTATTCTCATATTCAACATATTGGGGGTAAAACCTAAGTTTCTTCTTGTATGGACTAAAGAAGAGGTGGAGATTAAAGTTTGGAGTGGATTCTAAGTATTTCCTGAAAGAGGAAAAGTCGAAGCTAAAGTTTGAAGATTCTAGGCAAGTGGTTCGGAAGAGGATGGAAGGCTTGAACTAGGTAAaactttatatttaattaatttttcttcatagtAGATTATTTGATTGCTTGAAACTAGCTAgtggttttttttatatctttagaGGTTttctatgttaaaaaaattggtgtTATTGTCTCTTAATTTTATCTTCTCTTTTGATTAGCATTTCATTAGtttatgatattttcattaAGTTATATcgaataatatttaatagagcataatttgatattttctattGGAGCTTTGATTGATATATATAATTGGAGCTTTGATAATCTGATATTTAATTGGAGCATTGataatctaatatttaattgaAGCAttgataatttgatatttaattggagtatatatatatatatatatatatatatatatatatatatatatatatatatatatatatatcagttTTTGTTGATCGATGTCACTCGACATGTGAAAATGAGTGTTTGTTTTGATGTATATCTTATATATCTGTTTGCATAGTGTTGTTCCATTTGTATGTGACTTGTATTGAATAATTTGTTTGAAAGAGTATTTGTGCATTTATTGTTGTTtgtgatttgtttttttgttcatagGGTTGAAAAAGAagattaatttataaaagaaaaataagggaaTTATAAGCATTTGTGAGATATCATCTCTAATTATTGCAAAAACACCTATCCACCCCCCTTAGGTGAAATTCATCTTCAATTATTCTTCAAAATACTTGTAGAAATCCACAGCAATTTAACACaaataaccaataaaaaatttaatcaagattagttaaaaaacaaattagaagGCAAAAACAATACAACAGGTTAATTCGAATTACATAGTATATCAATCTTTCATACACGAGAAGGGTTTTGAAGCAACCCACCATGATCAGAAGGAGAAATATTACTGCATGCTCAGGACTCAGCAGGCGTATTTCATGGTTCTCTTCTTTGTATTTCGATAGGAAACACACAAGTATTGTATAGCCAAAATTCTGTTAGATGTGTTAATTTGGTTTACATATgcattgaaatattaaaaaaataaggattGTTAGATAATAATTAGTACCAGAATTCCTTTTAAATTGAGTTACAACCgtgcaaaaggaaaaaaaaaatcaaaattttcccaaaatagaaaaaaaattagagcaCAAAATTAccataaaaatttatgataattaatttGTATGTTATAGTGACCTTTGTCTTTTTAAGAAAGAGCATTTGTACCTAGCTGATGTCTTTATTCACATTTAACAAGAAGCAAAGTCTAAAAGGATGGTTAATTTTATTAGCCTTGAGAGTTTGAATAAATGCACATACTctcaatgatttaaaattttatcaaatgacttatatatattttttatttgattttttatttatctcatctctaattcaaaataaaggAGGTATTTGACGAATTTTCAAATCAACGAGGATTAGTTGTATTTAACTAAAACTCAAAAAAGATGAGTGAAATTGACCCTAAAATTTAATCCATGTGTGAGTTTGAATTGGAAGTATATTAAATCACAATGAACAAAGATTTTTACTAAAGACTAAAGAGAACTTGTTATGTATCCGTATAAAGACATGCATATAAGAAGAGGACCATTCTCAACCTCCAACACCAAAGGAATGGAAGCTGTGAGTGTAATTGAGAAGAAGGGCAATGGCGCCACCAAACAAAGTCTTCCACTCCACACAAGGGTTTTGATGCCCCACGCTTGGGCAAACAGGGTTTTTGCGTTTGTATACTTGTGTGCCATGTTAGCTTTACTGTATCATCACTTTATTCATCTACTTCATTCCACCTCCATGGTCTCCATCTTCCTTCTTCTGGTTGATGCAGTACTGGCCTTCATGTGCTTGGCTTCATAGGCCTGCCGCATGTGTCTGGTTTTCATTGAACACTTTCAGCATTACGCCGAGGAGAGCGAGTATCCGAGGTTAGATGTGTTTATATGCACTGCTGATCCATACAAGGAGCCACCCATGTCTGTGGTGAACACTGCCGTATCTGTGAAGGCATATGATTATCCAATAGAGAAGTTGTCGGTATATGTATCAGATGATGGAGGGTCCAAGCTAAATCTCTTCGCTTTCATGGAGGCTGCTAGGTTTGCCACCCACTGGCTGCCTTACTGTAGGAAGAATATGGTTACGGAGAGGTGTCCCGAGGCTTATTTTAGATCAAATCACCCACTGGCGTGGAGTCTTCTTTGGTGGGCCATTAGAAACCCCAGAACTGAACCAGGATCATCTAGTGAACAAGTCAATCAATTCCAAAGAAGTTTTAGCAATGGCACACCGTGTTGCAGACTGCAATTTTGAGAAGCAAACCAAATGGGGTGCTGAAGTAAGCTTGTTGGTTATTTTAATTCTAGATAATATTAAAAGAAGGGAAGAGTTCTGCTGGATTATCTACTGTGGATTAGTAGAATACTTTATTTTTCAGCATTGtgtgaaaagtgtttttgaaaacagttatgaaaactagtttttaaaaatttatttgatggttTGTAAAACAAAAACCCTTTTGAGAAtcttaaatgtttttaacctactttctatattttttaaatatgttttaaaaacaacatttatatatattattttatttttaattaattttcatatttgtatgattattttttaaaaccgttggtaaaaacaagtgaaaactaTTAAAACAACTAAGAGATCTAGTTTTATGAAcgcaatttttttttggaagattcacgaattatttttggaaaggaAAGGTTCcacatgctatatatatatatgggaaaACACAAGAAGCATAGACAGTTTTGGAAACGGGTAGATTTGGGACCATCTAGAGGAGACCTTTAGAGTCTCCACAAAAAAAGGCAGTCGTGCCATGAAAAAGGAAGGCCTCCACTCTGCTATAGCAGGCATGATCATAAAGAATAATATCAGACACCATGAGGAGAGGAGGGGAAGAGATCAGAGGGGTTCTTGGTTTTTGGTGATAAAAAGGCTTGGGCAGGAGGGAAACgagaggaaaaaggaaagggaTGAGCATCTCCACAACACATAAAACTGGAATAGGGCCATCTGGACGTGCTGCAGAGGGAGACACAGGGGGCTTTGGCTGGTGGCCGAGGAAAGATGAGTGCTTGAAGACGAGCACATCTTGCACGGGGAAGAGACTTCCAGGTATTAGCATTGTGGATTTCCTATTCATCTTTCTTATTATATCAGTCTTCATGCATTTATCTGGTCGTTTTTGGCTTTCATTTGTTACTTGGGTATATTATTGCTCTGTTTTCTTTGTTACCTTCTCTTGGCATTCACTCAAAGATATTTGGATATGGTTCGAGTCATGCCACCGACCATGAAGCCCTTTGATTTCAGCATGAAATGGGTTCCCACATATTGagtcttttgtttgtttgtttgtcatTTTGAACGTACTCTATTTGGGGTCGTTCATCTCTGTATTTGGTATCTCAATCCTTGTCTTTGTTTCTGGGTCACATCTTTGGGGTTTGCTCTGAATGTCTCGTTTGTGCTTTGGTATGCCCGAGGAAAGAGGCTGCGTGTTTCAATTTACTGCTAAAGATTTGTAAGTCTAGTGGAGAGTTATTTGTACTCTGCAAGGGAGCTGCTACATATTTGCAGTTTTATTTGGAGCCTAATGATGCAAACTAACCAGTGGGTCATCAAGATGTAGGATATAAGCATTTGTTCTAAGCAGTATGCTCGGAGGATCATGAGATGTCTATATGTTCTGCATGTTCACAGTACGAGGAATCAGTTGGAGTTCGCCTATATTCCCCTAATAGGAGCTAGTCTCTAATCACAATGCTAGTGAAGTAATTCACTGAATACCTTTCAGAAACCTGCTCCCAATGGgtgatttgaaagaaaacttggTGATGGAGAAGACCCTATCGATGATGAGTCGATTCCAATCGCTCCTTTGTTCTTAAGAGATTGATGAAAAGAATGCGAATGCTGTTACCAGATGAAAGTGCCAAGAGGCATGGAGTTGAAAATTAATCCGCAGGAAAGCATGAACACGGGTATGGCAAAGGTGAGTTATCCTAATGATGTTATTGGGAATGGTTTGATTCATTATGGTCTTCCGAATGGTTCAGGAACTGCTACAGGGGACAAAGcatatttgaaatttcaattttaggACATACTCAAAATGGTTGCAGCGAGGAGGCCTTACAATTTTGTCAAAGAATGCGTGGAAACATTGCCATAGCCGACCAAGCCGTCCTTTGCCTCTTAAACCTATGATGAATCCATTATGAGATCGCCACCATCCCCGATATGTCGGACCATCGCAATCTTTTGAGTTTGAATATCCTACACTGCATGTATTACCAAGAAACAACCTTTCAGCATTCTCACCGCTGTTAGCATCTCTTGTAGAGCTAGAAGACAGCCCACAACAGAACCCCCAACTTCTGTACAAAAGCATCTAAAGATAGCTCCAATGCCAGGGGTTGATGATTTAATTGATCAAACGGCTGTCACAACTggccttgatttttttttttttaatggaagcCACTCAGCCTTCTGTTGTTGATGCAAATTCAGAATGAGAAATTGAAGTTTAGAGTGAGATCGTTTTTCACGAAAAGGAAACAGGCATTGATGATAGTGAATAATGGTGTTCCCCTTAATCAAGACCTCATCAGTAACTTTCCCTCTCTGATCCTGTGCGTGGAGCCATGGAAGTCTGTGCCCAGCTCAGACCCATTGTCAACATCTCGGCAGAATACTCCTCCAGATGCAGTTTTTTCTCACCTAGATCTCACATCACCATGATCACATGCGGATCAATGTCTACTTTGAAATTTGTGGACACCAGGAGTTGAGGTCTACTTAGAAGCTGGGAGTTGGGTGAATGCTCTAAAATAAAGCCTGATTTCATCAAAACACGGAGAATTGGCGGGCACAAGTAAGAAAGCTGGACTGTAAGTCATTCTAGGTTTAGTGTGATTGTGTTGTGTCCTAAGGTATTGAGCCTATTCGCGAGGAGACTCTGTGTCCAAGACGAAGAAGTACACACGCCTGTCTTCCCCCCGAGTCCCACTTCCACATGAAagtgcatggccacctttgggtGTGCTATTCTCAAAGCTCACAGCTGCTGGGCAAATGATGAAGATGACTTGGTCCAAGGTGAATCACGCCGGCCACTCCCACCCAAAGCTTCTGATATAAGATGAGCTAGTACAGTTCAACCCTGACAACAATCACTAGCTTCAATGAGTTTACAGTATATGTGCTAACACGAAGCAAGGGGTGAATTAGATTATGATGAATACAGATCAACATGGGGACGAGAAGGTCTGGGTCAACCATCTTCAAAGAGCTTGTGCACCTTACCACTAAGTTTACCAGCTTGGAGAATACGTATACCAACTATGGTAGTGATAGATGCTTTCCTACAGAATATATAGGAGTTAGATGGGTACATGGAATCTGAAAAATTTATGCTAAGGAAAGGGACAGATATTTAGAGGTTCGAGAATGCGGAGTCATGTAAAAAGATGCTCAACTCCCGGGAATCAATACACAAGCTATACCAAACAATCAGTCCATGGGTTCACGTCCTCAACCAACCCAAGTAAGGCATGAAATCAGCCAATGCGGAGCCAGAACTACTTATTGTAACATTACcttaaagtttgaaaaaaacaaCCTCCTGAAAGTCAGGATTTGTTGTCTAGAGTGCAAAATGTGATAAAAGAGCCTCACGATGATAGCCTTCATCTGATAGAAACCAACAGGTTGCGTAATCTTGACATCAAATCGTTTGCTCTGACTTCCATGATGATAAGCCACTGATGGGAAAATCACAGTTTGGCAATGCATGAAAATGCAATACTGATATGGGTCCAACATGGATACATAAATATTATCAAGAAAAAAGCCTGAACTGAGAAGGTTAAATACCCATGTTGATCATCTATCTAAACAGTTGGAAGTCTTCTTCTCAAGCTGGCAATCATCCTTCATACAGTTCGTCTAGAATAGTCGTCTAAAGAGGAAGCTGCTTCCAGGTTTCAGACCGAATCTTATCCAGTTTGGGGAGGACGTCGACACCAATTATTAAATGAGATATGCAGTGAAAGAGGTAACAATGGGGATGGTGATCTTTGTCATGATAAGGGTTTTGAAGGTCACGATTCATGCTCCAAATGCTCAGAAATTTAAATTTGCGGAATCAGGGAGAGCAGGAAATGTCTGAGCAAATCTAAATAGCAAAGGAGAAACAAGAGGATGGTGGAGTTTGGTATCTTCTAGGAAGCCACTCTCGAAAGTCCAGAAATGTAGGATCCATCAGAAAGCCTCTAGCTTACTGCCCCTTTGCCTTCACACACGCGAAGAAGTTGCTGAATCCTATTGACTGAGGGTTAATTTCTGAGTCTGGGCAATTTGATACGCCTGAAGAATGAGAAGTTATTCGGGAAACTGAACATCTGAAGATCAATAAAGACACAAGCACTCAGTTGAAGAAAATTGTTTGTGAGCAGGTTGACGACAGAAGCAGAACTCAGATGTTAATATAAGAGAAATTGCTTATACACATTTCCAGATCAGATGATAAGTTGAAATTGCTTTTCCGCCAGCATTTTCTCTCTTCTGCCATTATGAGGCACCGTTAGAATGATGACAATGGTTCTACTTCCTCCAATGTGGTAAATCCAAATGACTTCTCATCACTCTCTGAACCTGAATTAGAAGAAATATTGGAAGACATCAGTTGGAGTGCACCAAGTTCTGGCTTGGGTTGTGATGGCAGTAGCATGAAAACAGAAACTTTAGGAAGAGATGGCAGTAAAATTCATTTCTCCACAGTTGTTTTGAGTGAATTGAGTTTGCTGACAGTGACAACTGACGTCAGTATGCAGAATTCCATTTCAGCAATCTACAGAAGCATCCTCTGGCAACCCTAGCAATTCAGTTTCAAAAGCAGCCCGGACACTAATCCAGCTTGGCCACCTTGGTACACCTCCTCTGTTTGCTTCTTTGATTTGGGAATCTACTGTTTTGAAtagaattttcaaatcatttttcaactaaACATTTCTATCTTTTTAAACTCCATCCTTAGACTTGTTAGGCactaaaatctttatttttaacaaacttTTTGTTGCCATCTTCCTTtcggcatgcattttcactatcttcaactattttcttgattatctcgattttcaacaagcatgaatacACTTCaagattccaaataatggaattcatagaatcaattCATCTAAAATCGAATTGGGccttggtgggggcccgacattcttgacattttttttatattgatttaaaTGCGATGAttgcttgatatttgattaattttgattCTTATATGTGATATACATGAGTATGCTTTATACCTATTgtcaagctttttttttttttttttttctccatgaaTTGCTTAGCTTGCTACCAGGTACACTCTCTATCACCCACCTTCTAAATTCTGTGAATATGCTTGCCATTGtaaactatatatatgtttgatagtacttgggtgtcttgatatttgtttcattgttcgaTTATTTCTGATGAAACGCATGTTGGGTGATATACTATTTGAACCGACTTTGATGTTTTGTGATAACGCTTAAAATGCAACTCAGGTACACACCCTTTGACTCTCTTTTATGATCATGATTTGACCTTCTGACTTAGTATGTTAATTCTAAAATTACCTTAGTCCACCTAGGTAtcttcaatcaattaattaattgttacattcccctcaacttagtcattaAAGACAGAGTTTAGGGCTTATTGGGGTgttacctcttagaggtacctttccaataggtaGCTTGATCCTCGGACCAAGACTCGGGTTTTTTAAGACTTACTTTTctaaaactatggagtcacgtTTTTacagttttcttttttgttttattttcccttgtaaaataaaataagtgatgactccaacttttccaaaactaatttttcactaaTAAAAATGAGTCTTGCCATTAAGTGgggacacacgtgaaaaataTGGTTCCACAATGTCCTATGTGATAGTTGTTGTTTCTTTAGACTCATACCATTTCATTTGAATTATGCATGTACAATGTGTATTAGGATAcactatcattattatttgtcaTTATACTTGTTCTAACCCACGCTAGCATTTTTGAAAGCaccttataaattatgcatgttgTCCAGGTACGCCTTTCccattttttatccttttagttctataaatagatatattttttgtgtAAAATACCCTCATGTTTGATTGTGTTTTGAATTGCTTTGACTAGTGTTTGGTTTCTTGAATACAATAGAATGCATGTTGTATGTTATATATCTTGTTGCTTggactaactttgatgtctcaTGATAGTGCTTAAGAAACAATCCATGTGTGCACCCTAACTCTTCTTTATGATTACGATTTGACTTTTTTGTTTGGCATAATAGAgttttaaaatcactttaacTTACCTAGGTATCCTCAATCAACCAACTAATTGTTATACTTTCCTCAACTTAACTAATAGacacctttttagggcttagagagGTGTTACCTCTTTGAGATAACTTCCtgataggtaacttgatcccaTGATCTAAATTCGGTTTTTTCAAAGAtatgtttttccaaaattcaaggagtcatttttcttaaggtTTTagtttctcattttattttccctataaaaaattaaaaataagtggcgactccagtttttcataaaatacagtttttcatattaaaaaacgAGTCTCGCCGATGAGTGGggatgcacatgaaaaatgtgggtccgcACTAGGTTTGCCACCCTTTTGCTACCTTACTACAAGAAGAACAAGATTGTAGAGAAGTGTTCAGAGGTATATTTTAGATCTAATCTCTCGTGGTTTTCTAAGATTGATCAAATTAAGGTAACATAATTTTTTCAGGGCCTACACCAACatcaatcaaatttaattttttttttcatatttaattaaccAAATTATTTCTTTGTACAAAATACATGTAATCATGTTATATATTTATGtggagaacaaaaaacaaagggTTCCTCTTTCATTCAAACGAGATAGTGTTGCAAATGATGTATCAGAATATGAGAGATAGGATGGAGAATGTTGTCCACAAAAGGAGCATTTGCCATGATTATATCACTAATGGAGGAGAAGGTGAAGCTTTCAACAGATGGACAAATGGATTTACTCCTCAAAATCAACCTTCAGTTATTCAAGTTTGCTTCCTACTCCCCAAAAATTCTAAAAGCATATgtaacaataaaaatatcaGTAACTACGGATATACTATACttaaattttatggatatatttaatatatcgGGGAAATAttgtggatattttgacacaaaatatagatggatgaaaattcataaaaatattagaaaaaactcaaaaaatgatatatatatatatatatatatatgtatatgtatatatatatatataagatatatgATAAACTAAAATATATGTAATATGCATCTTATGATTCGAAGACCAACATAGCTTTACTAGCAAGTGAATTAAATTCCATGCAGCATACCACTGTTCAAGTCTTGGTGGTGTGCTTTggctttattatttttctaatctttGTAAGTGAATCCCACATCTGAAATGGGAAGCAGAATGAAGCTATATTTAAGAAGGGATGCTCCCATCATGTGCACTGTTGAGGTGTGGATTGAGCTGCAGCAAGGATGCATGCTTTTGAGCATATGTAAACAAGCACAATAATGTAGCTTCTTTAGGTGTTGTCACATGTCATGATTTGGCCCACTTTAAGTGGGGTTCAGTAAATATTGCCCACTAGTTAACGATAAGAAGTACCACAACACCTGTAGGGTTCTAGTAATTATATTGCCCGCTAGTTAAAGATAAGTAACACAAATTAGTGATTAATCACCACTACTGACAGCTATCACTTTGCCCCACCATTTCAAAGCTGGTGCACGTCCTTGCAAGCCCACTAATGGCTCTAACCGATCAGAGCCAAGGCCTTCCTCTTCACACACGGGCGTTACTGCATCGCACCAGCGCAAACCGAGTATTTGCAGTCCTCTACTTGTGTGCCATCTTAGCTCTGTTGTATCATCACTACCTTGCTCTACTTAACTCCACCACCATAGTCTCCTTCCTCATTCTTCTCGCTGATGCAGTGCTGGCTTTCATGTGGGTAACCGCACAGGCCTTTCGGATGTGTCCAACCCAACGTCAGGTTTTCATCGAACACCTTCAACATATGCATGTTGCCGAGGAGAGTGATTATCCGGCACTGGATGTGTTTATCTGCACTGCTGATCCATACAAGGAACCACCTATAGGTGTGGTGAACACTGCTCTATCTGTGATGGCGTACGATTATCCAGTAGAGAAATTGTCAGTATATGTATCAGATGATGGAGGTTCGCAGCTGACCCTCTTTGCTTTCATGGAGGCTGCTAGGTTTGCAACCCATTGGCTACCTTTTTGTCGGAAGAACAAGATTTTAGAGGGTGTCCCGAGGCCTGCTTAGGGTCCAAGCCCTCATCAAGGCTCCCTGAGGCTGATCAGATTAAGGTAATTAACTTTAGAGATTCAATGATATGtgataaaattttcatgattaGGATCAAATATAATGTCTAGTGGAAGAAGGGAATACATTTAATCTCATCAGCTTGAACAACACTCCAAATTAACATGACTCATAATTTGCATATTAATTGGTATTTTCTTCTACAATTCTCGTGACTTGATTTCTATTTGGAgttagtttttactttttagcaAATACAAGCAGAGTCTTCAATTCATACTATTCAGCAATTAACCGAAGGTTTACACATTCAATTATCTGATCAGTATAGGCAAACCACAAAAAAGTCCACTTGATGAATCTTCACAATTGGAGTTATCACCTTCTTCTACACATATCTTTAAGCTTcacctatttttcaaaactgaaATCAGTAAATTACCAAGATAATATTGTTTTATGTTGGAATTTGGAAGCATCCTAATTGGACTTCTCTCTTGGAGGATATCATAACCACGTTCAGAGAAGTCAGACCCATATGCTGTGCGTTGAGATCTTGCTAGACCAAGTGACATGGTGGTTCCCACCTTCAacggaaaataaaatattgttttagtgataaaaataatagagaTTAGTTGAAACATTACCATAGCTGAGATAACCTTGAATTAATTCCAcccttattatttttaaatcctaATATGACTTGCTTGTTTCTTGCTCCTCGCATATTCGATACAGTTTCCTTTCACCAACGCTGACGTAATCTTTTCATGATCCTTCATATCTGGAACCACCAACATTTGACTAACGTTACCTACTATATTATACACTGTTGCAAATTATTCTACAACATTTGTAATTaggatatataaataattaatcatatatAGTAATGTTTAGAGgttaataataatcaaaatcatTCCTGAATTATGATGCAGCTGATGTACGAGAACATGAGAGTTAGGGTGGAGACTGTGGTTAAGAGTGGGATAATTAGCCATGATTATATCAATAGCAAGCAGGAATTGGAAGCTTTCAGCAGATGGACTGATGGATTTACATCTCAGAATCATCCTGCAGTGATTCAGGTTTATTATATTAATgaaactttaatatatatatatatatatatatatatatatatatatatatataaaatgaaaaattctgGGTGTGCTCCGCAACGTGGGGCAATAGATTTAACTAGAAAAAAGGAGGCCTTTAATGGAGGCAAAAGATTTTTAACACTAATATGGTGGGGCATGCATTGACAACAGGTTTTGTTAGAGTGTGGTCAAGATGAGGATGTCATGGGCCATACGATGCCCAACCTTGTTTATGTATCCAGAGGGAAAAGCATCAAGTTACCCCACAATTTCAAGGCTGGTGCTCTTAATGCACTGGTAAGCTCACTAATGGCCATCGAGCTTTATGattgatctttcaaaataaGTGGCCCGCACAACCATGggtttataaatataaatactttTGTTTATATGTTTTGAAGCTTCGTGTATCAGCCACCATGACTAATGCACCAGTGATCCTGCCCCTAGATAGCGATATGTATTCCAATGATCCACAGACACCTCTTCGTGCGCTGTGTTATATCTTAGACCCCTCTATGGATCCCAAACTTGCGTATGTTCAGTTTCCTCAGATCTTCTATGGGATCAACAAGAATGATATTTATGGTGGTGAAGCCAGGCATGGAATGCTAATTCATCCCGCGGGAATGGATGGACTGAAAGGCCCTATGTATCTAGGTACAGGAGGGTTTTTCCAGAGAAAAGTTTTCTTTGGGGGCCCATTAGAAACCTCTGAACTGACCCAGGATCACATAGCGAGCAAGTCGATCAAGTCCAGGGAAATTTTAGCATCCGCCCACCATGTTGCAGACTGCAATTTTGAGAGCCAGACCCAATGGGGCACCAAGGTAGGCTTGGTTACTACTAGGATATAGAATTAAAGATGACAGTTTTGAGATGCTTCTTGTTTATTTAAAGGGAACATTGCCACTTTCTATAATGTGCAGGTCGGCTTTAGGTATGGATCACTGGCTGAGGACTTCTACACTAGCTATATGCTTCAATGTGAGGGAtggaagtccattttttgccaTCCTACAAGGCCTGCGTTTCTGGGAAATTCACCCATCAATTTGCATGACTTTCTGAATCAAACCAGGCTATGGTCAATCGGCCTCCTTGAAGTGGCCTTCTGCAAATATAGCCCAATCACATATGGCACCCGCACCATAAACCTTCTCAGTGGCCTATGTTTTGCTTACTATTCCTTATGGCCCATTTGGTCAATTCCCATTGCGATCTATGCCTTTCTCCCCCAGCTAGCTCTGCTTAAGCATGTCTCGATCTTCCCAAAGGTATGCCCTTTTACTAGAATaatggttaataataataatattgatatttactgaaaaaaattgaatggttTTGCAGATGTCAGATCCCTGGTTTTTTGTGTATATATTCTGTTTTCTTGGAGCTTACGGACAAGATTATCTCGAGTTAATAATATCTGGGGGCACAACTCAAAGGTGGTGGAACAATCAGAGAGCATGGATGATGAGGGGGCTCTCGAGTTACTCAATTGGGTCGGTTGAATACATCCTCAAGTCTATTGGCATTTCCACATTCCAATTCAGTGTGACAAGCAAGGCTGTGGGAGAGGAACAAAGCAAGCGATACAAGAAAGGGATGTTCGAGTTTGGAGTCGTATCACCCTTATTCTTGCCACTAACAACAGCAGCAATAATCAACTTGGTCTCATTCCTATGGGCCATTGCACAAGTCTTCGGGCAAGGAAGCATTGAAGGTCTACTTCTGCAGATTTTGTTAGTTGGTTTTGCAATGGTGAACTGTTGGC
This DNA window, taken from Vitis vinifera cultivar Pinot Noir 40024 chromosome 2, ASM3070453v1, encodes the following:
- the LOC100246236 gene encoding cellulose synthase-like protein G3, which encodes MYENMRVRVETVVKSGIISHDYINSKQELEAFSRWTDGFTSQNHPAVIQVLLECGQDEDVMGHTMPNLVYVSRGKSIKLPHNFKAGALNALLRVSATMTNAPVILPLDSDMYSNDPQTPLRALCYILDPSMDPKLAYVQFPQIFYGINKNDIYGGEARHGMLIHPAGMDGLKGPMYLGTGGFFQRKVFFGGPLETSELTQDHIASKSIKSREILASAHHVADCNFESQTQWGTKVGFRYGSLAEDFYTSYMLQCEGWKSIFCHPTRPAFLGNSPINLHDFLNQTRLWSIGLLEVAFCKYSPITYGTRTINLLSGLCFAYYSLWPIWSIPIAIYAFLPQLALLKHVSIFPKMSDPWFFVYIFCFLGAYGQDYLELIISGGTTQRWWNNQRAWMMRGLSSYSIGSVEYILKSIGISTFQFSVTSKAVGEEQSKRYKKGMFEFGVVSPLFLPLTTAAIINLVSFLWAIAQVFGQGSIEGLLLQILLVGFAMVNCWPIYEAMVLRADEGKMPVKITLISIVLAWALYLVSSIAF